The proteins below are encoded in one region of Silene latifolia isolate original U9 population chromosome 2, ASM4854445v1, whole genome shotgun sequence:
- the LOC141644124 gene encoding putative protein S-acyltransferase 22, translating to MRKHGWQLPYHPLQVVAVAVFIALGFAFYVFFAPFVGKKMIYQYIIMGVYTPLIVGAVSLYIWCAAADPADSGVFRSKKYCKTSNFDEHSKAKDANLGGESISSKQNANIEDFDAEHEHQTRSAHCSSWFCGILFFPCNFLCKCISPSEESSERQTSEDGMFYCSLCEVEVFKYSKHCRVCDKCVDSFDHHCRWLNNCIGRRNYRQFFTLMMVSLLLLILQWSTGIYVLVCSFLERKRFKMEIISKLGSSFSIVPFVIVVAVCTALAMIATLPLAQLLFFHILLIKKGLSTYDYIVALREQEQQEVGGGQSPQMSQVSSFTGMSSASSFNTFRRGAWCTPPRFFVEDQFDVVPQDTGSVSSYGKRSCVEEPIKKKNPAVKISPWTLARLNAEEVSKAASEAKKRSKILQPVIRREGPPNVERDGSFGSSGRRMVPRLDYSRRRGNNQVRLPTDLALEQLVNASSKATSSLAPLQLEARSAFRTSQAMSSAGNTVGSSPDSSLESPDAHPFHVSSSGAKESRRLTSASVTGGGLLAEDPLSRSTSDGYEASGGEDSDQVPSRPEERPMNWTRLLFGAPDDRVPSPKLSSSTFGQGGNIRKF from the exons ATGAGAAAGCATGGATGGCAGCTTCCTTATCATCCACTCCAA gtGGTTGCTGTAGCAGTGTTTATAGCATTGGGGTTTGCATTCTATGTTTTCTTTGCTCCATTTGTTGGAAAAAAGATGATTTATCAGTACATAATCATGGGAGTTTATACTCCTCTT ATAGTAGGTGCCGTGAGCCTGTATATCTGGTGTGCAGCAGCTGATCCGGCAGACTCAGGAGTTTTCAGGTCTAAGAAATACTGTAAGACATCAAATTTTGATGAACATTCAAAAGCAAAAGACGCTAACCTTGGTGGGGAGTCCATTTCATCAAAGCAAAAtgctaacatagaagattttgATGCCGAACATGAACATCAAACTAGATCAGCCCATTGTTCTTCTTGGTTCTGTGGAATTTTGTTCTTTCCTTGTAATTTCCTTTGCAAATGTATCAGTCCGTCTGAAGAATCTTCAGAGAGACAAACAAGTGAAGATGGGATGTTTTATTGCAGTTTATGTGAAGTCGAG GTTTTCAAGTACAGCAAGCATTGTAGAGTTTGCGATAAGTGTGTTGACAGTTTTGATCACCACTGCCGG TGGCTCAATAATTGTATAGGCAGAAGGAACTACAGGCAGTTTTTCACCCTCATGATGGTATCGCTTCTTTTG CTAATTCTGCAATGGTCAACTGGGATCTATGTTTTGGTCTGTTCTTTTCTTGAGAGGAAGAGATTCAAAATGGAGATTATTTCAAAGCTTGGAAGCAGTTTCTCTATCGTGCCTTTTGTCATTGTAGTG GCTGTGTGCACTGCTTTAGCCATGATAGCTACATTGCCTTTGGCTCAACTTTTATTTTTCCACATTCTCCTTATCAAGAAG GGACTGAGCACATATGACTATATTGTGGCGCTGAGAGAGCAGGAGCAACAAGAGGTCGGTGGTGGACAGAGTCCCCAAATGTCTCAAGTTAGCTCTTTTACTGGGATGAGCAGTGCTAGTTCATTTAACACTTTCCGTCGAGGTGCTTGGTGCACGCCTCCAAGATTTTTTGTCGAGGATCAG TTTGATGTAGTCCCTCAAGACACGGGATCCGTAAGTTCGTATGGTAAAAGGTCTTGTGTGGAAGAACCAATCAAGAAGAAGAACCCTGCTGTAAAGATCAGCCCATGGACTCTAGCTCGTTTAAATGCGGAAGAGGTTTCAAAGGCGGCTTCAGAGGCGAAGAAGAGATCTAAGATACTGCAGCCTGTCATAAGACGGGAGGGCCCACCCAATGTAGAAAGGGACGGCAGTTTCGGTAGTAGTGGCCGACGTATGGTCCCACGGCTCGACTACAGTAGACGACGGGGTAATAATCAGGTCAGACTCCCCACGGATCTGGCTTTGGAGCAGCTAGTGAATGCTTCATCAAAAGCAACCAGCAGCTTGGCCCCACTTCAACTAGAAGCTAGGAGCGCTTTTCGGACCAGCCAGGCCATGTCAAGTGCCGGTAATACAGTGGGATCTTCTCCTGATAGCAGCTTGGAATCACCTGACGCTCATCCATTCCATGTCTCCTCTTCTGGGGCCAAGGAATCTAGACGGCTTACTAGCGCATCAGTGACAGGAGGCGGTTTGTTGGCTGAGGACCCTCTGTCGAGGTCAACCAGTGATGGATATGAGGCTTCTGGTGGAGAAGATAGTGACCAAGTTCCTTCTAGGCCCGAGGAAAGGCCCATGAATTGGACTCGTTTACTTTTTGGGGCGCCGGATGATAGAGTCCCCAGTCCCAAGCTATCATCGTCAACGTTTGGCCAAGGAGGCAACATCAGAAAGTTCTAA
- the LOC141632232 gene encoding F-box/FBD/LRR-repeat protein At1g13570-like, translating to MGMKEAAKTSIISKRWRYVSTKATHLDFNPSIIFPYFNLKHSDRCFSSRAIKKKYINWVNQVVNLHSSPCIDKFTACFGFERRKMDARHIDKWVRFAISKQVKNIELSCVRLRNSFYTLRFDDIIDSSSSGIRFLQSLCLKSINVSGDILEYVLEQCRFLERLHIEVSPTLVKLKVVGLCLKLKHLTISDCFSLKQLEIEAVNLVYLQFDTFEKDHWSNVVFKNTPNLVDASFAASRVSYFTPIFLQNSHLAQISRLSLRMQLDVLSAGSLPTFCNLKQLTIMVDYWFEDELIACINQFLKACPNLCQFKVEFIDLVEVSSFEEAYQLNKSDSFSDDDEEIGDYNMELDRKVHPNLREFQVSGFCGRFIDVELILFILRISCNLETIICECHHGHSVAEEVTQVIRSRADKLVKLIPPKISLVII from the exons ATGGGGATGAAAGAGGCGGCTAAAACCAGCATTATTTCAAAACGATGGAGATACGTTTCGACCAAAGCGACTCATCTAGACTTTAATCCCTCAATTAtattcccatattttaatttaaaacACAGTGATCGTTGTTTTTCGTCTCGGGCCATAAAGAAGAAATATATAAATTGGGTGAATCAAGTAGTTAATTTACATAGTAGCCCATGTATTGACAAATTTACAGCCTGTTTTGGGTTTGAGAGACGCAAAATGGATGCTCGTCACATTGACAAATGGGTTCGATTTGCAATATCGAAGCAAGTTAAGAACATAGAGCTGAGCTGCGTCAGGCTTAGGAACTCTTTTTACACTCTTCGGTTCGATGACATCATTGATAGTAGTAGTAGTGGCATCAGGTTCCTCCAATCCCTTTGTTTAAAGTCAATTAATGTAAGCGGAGATATTCTTGAATACGTGTTGGAACAATGTCGATTCTTGGAACGACTTCATATCGAAGTTTCACCTACACTGGTGAAATTAAAGGTTGTTGGTTTATGTCTCAAATTAAAGCACTTGACAATTTCAGATTGCTTTAGTTTAAAACAACTTGAGATTGAGGCTGTCAATCTTGTCTATCTCCAATTTGATACTTTTGAGAAGGATCATTGGTCAAATGTCGTGTTCAAGAACACACCCAATCTTGTTGATGCAAGTTTTGCTGCGAGTCGTGTTTCTTATTTTACCCCAATCTTCCTGCAAAACTCACACCTTGCTCAAATCTCCAGGCTTTCCCTACGTATGCAG TTGGATGTATTATCTGCTGGATCTCTTCCAACATTCTGCAATCTCAAGCAGTTGACTATAATGGTTGATTATTGGTTTGAAGATGAGCTAATTGCTTGCATAAATCAATTTCTAAAGGCATGCCCAAACCTGTGTCAATTTAAGGTCGAG TTTATAGATTTGGTTGAAGTTAGCTCGTTTGAGGAGGCTTATCAGCTGAATAAATCAGACTCGTtcagtgatgatgatgaggagatTGGGGATTATAATATGGAATTAGACCGAAAAGTTCATCCAAATCTTAGAGAATTTCAGGTATCTGGATTTTGTGGACGGTTTATAGACGTCGAGTTAATATTGTTTATCTTGCGGATTTCGTGTAATCTTGAGACCATCATATGTGAGTGTCATCATGGTCATAGTGTTGCCGAGGAAGTTACTCAAGTTATAAGAAGTCGGGCTGATAAACTCGTGAAACTTATCCCCCCAAAGATATCCCTAGTGATTATTTAA